A single genomic interval of Musa acuminata AAA Group cultivar baxijiao chromosome BXJ3-4, Cavendish_Baxijiao_AAA, whole genome shotgun sequence harbors:
- the LOC135635400 gene encoding enhancer of rudimentary homolog, whose amino-acid sequence MSVAALVEANRHTIVLMQSSPNRATRTFMDYGSISQAMDGICGLYERKLKEINPTIQNITYDISDLYNFIDGLADLSALIFDHSIQAYLPYDRLWIKHRMFQHLKRLASQ is encoded by the exons ATGTCTGTTGCGGCTCTTGTTGAG GCAAATAGACACACCATTGTTCTGATGCAGTCATCTCCTAACAGGGCAACCAGAACTTTCATGGATTATGGTTCTATTAGTCAGGCTATGGATG GGATCTGTGGGTTGTATGAAAGAAAACTGAAGGAAATAAATCCAACCATCCAAAACATCACTTATGACATTTCTGATCTTTATAATTTCATCGACGGCCTGGCAGACCTTAGCGCGTTGAT CTTTGACCACTCAATTCAGGCTTATCTACCATACGATCGGCTGTGGATCAAACATCGGATGTTCCAGCACCTTAAGAGATTGGCTTCACAATAA